The DNA window ATTTTTTTAATGGACGCACTAACTTTCATGATGTAACCTCGTTTATTTTGCTCGGAATACGATCCGTGCTCGCGTCAAATCGTAGGGTGTTAGCTCAACAGTTACTTTATCACCCGGTAAAATACGGATGTAATGCATGCGCATTTTTCCGGAAATATGGCCTAATACTACATGCCCATTCTCTAGCTTGACTCTAAAGGTGGCATTGGGGAGATTTTCGAGAATCTCGCCCTGCATCTGAATTGCATCGTCCTTGGACATAAATTGGTGTTGGCTCAGCGCAGGGTCATGCCACTTTTGAAATTCGCACGCTTGAGCAAGGCATCGTATTGATGCGACATCGCATAAGCCTGCACTTGGGCCATGAAATCCATGGTCACAACCACGATAATCAGCAGGGACGTGCCGCCAAAATTGAAAGGCACATTGTATTTCAAAACCAGGAACTCAGGTAGCAAACAAACCAGCGTGATGTAAAGCGCGCCAGCCAATGTCAGGCGCATCAGAATCTTGTCAATATGACGGGCCGTTTGCTCTCCCGGGCGAATACCAGGAATGAAAGCGCCACTCTTTTTTAGATTGTCTGCAGTTTCACGGCTATTGAATACCAAAGCAGTGTAAAAGAAGCAGAAGAAAATGATTGCGCCCGCGTACAACGCAACATAAATAGGCTGGCCAGGAGAAAGCAAAGCGGCTGCATCCTTGAGCCAGCTCATGCCATGCCCCGAGCCAAACCAACTCACGATCGTGGCCGGCAGCAAGATAATCGAAGAGGCGAAAATTGGGGGAATCACGCCAGACATGTTCAGCTTTAGAGGCAGGTGAGAAGATTGGCCCCCATAGACCTTATTCCCCACCTGACGACGCGCATAATTGACAAGAATTTTGCGCTGGCCCCGCTCGACAAACACCACGAAATAAGTCACGGCGATCACAATCGCCAATACAAAAATGGAAACCAGAATGCTCATGGCGCCTGTACGCACCAACTCCAACAGACCGCCCAAGGCTGTCGGCAGGCCAGACGCAATGCCAGCAAAGATGATGATGGATATGCCATTACCGAGACCACGCTCCGTGATCTGCTCACCCAACCACATCAGAAACATTGTTCCCGCTGTCAAACTAACGACTGCCGTCAGCTTGAATCCGAGGCCCGGATCCAAAACCAGCCCTTGCGTTGCACTGAGCGCCACCGAAATTCCAAGCGACTGGAAAATGGCCAAAAGCAGTGTGAAATAGCGCGTGTACTGCGTAATCTTCCGCCGTCCCGCCTCGCCTTCTTTTTTCAGTGCTTCCATGGATGGAATCACATAGGTGAGCAACTGCATAATGATCGATGCCGAAATATACGGCATGATCCCGAGCGCAAAGACCGTGAAGCGCGAAAGAGCGCCGCCGGAAAACATATTGAATAAGCCGAGAATCCCGCCCGAATTGTTATTGAACAACTGTTGCAATTGCTGCGGATTGATCCCCGGCACTGGAATGTGGGCACCAATGCGGAACACGATCAGAGCCCCCAGCAAAAAAATGAGGCGCTTGGTCAAGTCGCCATATTTTCCGCCGCCGAGAGCACTGGATTGCGTTGCCATGATTGATTTGAAATTCAGTCTTGCCGGGCGGCGACCGTGCCACCGGCGGCTTCAATCGCAATTTTTGCGCCACGGGTAACCAGGACGCCAGCAACCGTGAAATTGCGAGCAACCTGACCCGATGCAAAAAT is part of the Thiomonas sp. X19 genome and encodes:
- the infA gene encoding translation initiation factor IF-1, which translates into the protein MSKDDAIQMQGEILENLPNATFRVKLENGHVVLGHISGKMRMHYIRILPGDKVTVELTPYDLTRARIVFRAK
- the secY gene encoding preprotein translocase subunit SecY; translated protein: MATQSSALGGGKYGDLTKRLIFLLGALIVFRIGAHIPVPGINPQQLQQLFNNNSGGILGLFNMFSGGALSRFTVFALGIMPYISASIIMQLLTYVIPSMEALKKEGEAGRRKITQYTRYFTLLLAIFQSLGISVALSATQGLVLDPGLGFKLTAVVSLTAGTMFLMWLGEQITERGLGNGISIIIFAGIASGLPTALGGLLELVRTGAMSILVSIFVLAIVIAVTYFVVFVERGQRKILVNYARRQVGNKVYGGQSSHLPLKLNMSGVIPPIFASSIILLPATIVSWFGSGHGMSWLKDAAALLSPGQPIYVALYAGAIIFFCFFYTALVFNSRETADNLKKSGAFIPGIRPGEQTARHIDKILMRLTLAGALYITLVCLLPEFLVLKYNVPFNFGGTSLLIIVVVTMDFMAQVQAYAMSHQYDALLKRANFKSGMTLR